The Rhizobium leguminosarum genome includes a region encoding these proteins:
- a CDS encoding extracellular solute-binding protein, giving the protein MLRIAVPLVLSLLCGTVAAEPLHGIAMHGEPALPADYKHFPYVNPDVKKGGKITYGVVGTFDNLNPFILKSMRTTARGMWDPDYGNLVYESLMQRSRDEPFTLYGLLAETVEWDDDRSFIQFNLNPKAKWADGQPVTPEDVMFTFELMRDKGRVPFANRLNVVAKMEKVGERSVRFTFNDKADRETPLIFGLFPVLPKHAIDPATFDRSSLTPPVGSGPYKVKTVKPGESITYERDPNYWGKNIPAKVGTDNYDQITVQYFLQDTTLFEAFKKGDVDIYPDGNPGHWANAYNFPAVTSGAVVKDVFTPKLPSGMLGFVFNTRRPIFTDPKVREGLSLVFDFEWANKNLYSGAYKRTQSFWQNSELSSFGVPANAAELALLGPIKDKIAPEILDGTYKLPVTDGSGRDRNVLKQAVEQLKQGGYTIQGGKMLNASGRQLAFEIMTQNADQEKLAVAYQRSLQTIGIAASIRTVDDSQYQSRTNSFDYDMIMKSYTSSLSPGNEQLGRWSSVARTREGTDSFAGANDPDLDTLINHLLRAHSAEDFTAAVRSYDRLLLSSHYVLPLYHMDQQWMARSKRIGRPDSVPLSGYQLPVWWDTSAQ; this is encoded by the coding sequence ATGCTCCGGATTGCCGTCCCCCTCGTCCTCTCGCTGCTGTGCGGCACTGTCGCTGCCGAGCCGCTGCACGGCATCGCGATGCACGGCGAGCCGGCCTTGCCGGCCGACTACAAACACTTCCCTTACGTCAATCCCGACGTGAAAAAGGGTGGCAAGATCACCTATGGCGTGGTCGGCACCTTCGACAACCTCAACCCGTTCATCCTCAAGAGCATGCGCACGACGGCGCGCGGCATGTGGGATCCGGATTATGGCAATCTCGTCTACGAATCGCTGATGCAGCGCTCCAGGGACGAGCCGTTCACACTCTACGGCCTGCTTGCCGAGACGGTGGAATGGGACGACGACCGGAGCTTCATCCAGTTCAACCTCAATCCGAAGGCGAAATGGGCCGATGGCCAGCCGGTGACGCCCGAGGATGTGATGTTCACCTTCGAGCTGATGCGCGACAAGGGCCGCGTGCCCTTCGCCAACCGCCTCAACGTCGTCGCCAAGATGGAAAAGGTCGGCGAGCGCAGTGTGCGATTCACCTTCAACGACAAGGCCGACCGGGAGACGCCGCTGATCTTCGGTCTCTTCCCGGTGCTGCCGAAACATGCAATCGATCCGGCAACTTTCGACCGTTCGTCGCTGACCCCCCCGGTCGGCTCCGGTCCCTACAAGGTGAAGACGGTGAAGCCTGGTGAGAGCATCACCTATGAGCGCGATCCGAATTACTGGGGCAAGAACATTCCCGCCAAGGTCGGCACCGACAATTACGACCAGATCACCGTCCAGTATTTCCTGCAGGACACGACGCTGTTCGAGGCCTTCAAGAAGGGCGATGTCGACATCTATCCCGACGGCAATCCCGGCCATTGGGCCAATGCCTATAACTTTCCCGCCGTCACCTCGGGGGCTGTGGTCAAGGACGTGTTCACACCGAAACTGCCGAGCGGCATGCTCGGCTTCGTGTTCAACACGCGCCGGCCGATCTTTACCGATCCCAAGGTGCGCGAAGGCCTGTCGCTGGTGTTCGACTTCGAATGGGCAAACAAGAACCTTTATTCCGGCGCCTATAAACGCACGCAGAGCTTCTGGCAGAATTCCGAGCTGTCGAGTTTCGGGGTTCCCGCCAATGCAGCCGAGCTTGCCCTGCTCGGGCCGATCAAGGACAAGATTGCGCCGGAGATTCTCGACGGCACCTACAAGCTGCCGGTCACCGACGGCTCCGGCCGCGACCGCAATGTGCTGAAACAGGCCGTCGAGCAGTTGAAACAGGGCGGCTATACGATCCAGGGCGGCAAGATGCTCAATGCCTCCGGCCGCCAGCTCGCCTTCGAGATCATGACGCAGAATGCCGACCAAGAAAAGCTTGCCGTTGCCTACCAGCGTTCGCTGCAGACGATCGGCATCGCCGCTTCCATCCGCACGGTCGACGATTCGCAGTATCAGAGCCGGACGAACAGCTTCGATTACGACATGATCATGAAGTCCTATACCTCGTCGTTGTCCCCTGGGAACGAGCAACTCGGCCGCTGGTCTTCGGTTGCGCGTACGCGCGAGGGAACCGACAGCTTCGCCGGCGCCAACGATCCCGATCTCGACACACTGATCAATCACCTGCTCAGGGCACACTCGGCGGAGGATTTCACTGCGGCGGTCCGCTCCTACGACCGGCTGCTGCTTTCCAGCCATTACGTGCTGCCGCTCTATCACATGGACCAGCAATGGATGGCGCGGAGCAAGCGCATCGGCCGTCCCGACAGCGTACCGCTCAGCGGATATCAGCTGCCGGTATGGTGGGATACGAGCGCGCAGTAA